Genomic segment of Nostoc sp. TCL240-02:
TGGACTCTAGAGGACACGCTTTGTACGCATCAGTTTAGGCTGAGTTAGCCTGCGAAATTTGGCATGGTTTTAGTAAACCAGTCCAAAAACTTTGGGACACAACAAACCGTGTCCGTACTGCTTGGTGAATCTGTTTAGCTTCACTCAATAGATCACCAGAACAGCTACAATTCTCTTCCGTTTGGGAAGGAGTAACTTCTGGAATCAATGCAAGGCGCTACAGTTTTAAGCTGTGTGCAGCAATGCTTTCGTCCAAGCAATTGCTTTGGCACTTTCTGGAGGCAGCGCTGTCGGCGGGTTTTCCGATTTGTGTACGCCCTAATGACGGTTTCCCGGAGGTTGGCTACTGCCCTGTTGCAGTTGGACTTAAGCGGTCTTTACCGCCCAGTATCCATTAACTGAGACTGACGTAATGCCATGAAACCAACATTGCTGCTCAGTTTTACTTCCTTAAATACCTTAAACTATTGTTTAAGATTTCGCCTGCTTTTTCAGAGGCACGGGAGCAAATTCACTCTGGAGCTTAGGATTGGCTTTGATTGTTCATCCATAAGCTCCAATGTTGACCTGAAAGCTTTCTTAGTTTACCAGTCTATGATCAATCTGAGTTATATTATCCAATTTGGATTAAATTATCAGCTCTTAATGCTAACACTACCTCAGAATGACAGTAAAAAGTTTATCTAATTTGCGTGTTTGGTCACAATCTAATAATATAAATTATTTATTTATGTTTGTCCAGTAATTTATAGAGTTATTTTTAGTGAGTAGGGAAGAACAGGGAAGCATCGGGCAAAGGGAGAATAAAAAATTATCTCTTTCCCCTCTGCCTCTTCTCAATACCCAAAGAAAATGCTTTTAATCTAGCGGTTCAGGGTAAATAATAGAGATATCTAAGTGGGATAAGACGAAAATCTATGGCACTAATTACCACTGGCAACGGTTTAATCCGCGATCTGGAAAAATTTGGCGCTCTTGGAGTGTATGTACCTCTGGAAGGGGGTTATGAGGGTAGATATCAACGCCGACTACGCGCTGCTGGCTATACCACCCTCCACATTACTGCCAAGGGACTGGGCGACGTAGCTGCCTATCTCACAAGAATTCATGGAGTCAGACCTCCTCATCTTGGAAAAAAAAGCACTGGTAGCGGTGCGGCAGTAGGTCAGGTGTACTATTTGCCACCAATTCTCGATTCTCATCTAGAACAGCTACCACCAAAGTCAAAGGGGCTGGTTTTGTGGATTATTGAAGGGCATATTCTTTCTAATGAGGAACTTGAGTATTTAACGAATTTGCCTCAGTTAGAACCACGAGTGAAAGTAGTAATTGAGAGAGGTGGCGATCGCGCCTTCCGTTGGACTTCTCTAGAAAAAACTCTGTTAGCTAGTTAGTCCTTTGTCATTAGTCATTAGTCATTGAGTTATAAGCAAATGACTAATGACTTAATTCAATCAGCATTTCAATAATGCTGAGTCGAAAAGCACAAGATGCAAATAATCGGCAGGAAGTCTGGTAAATAAATGCTGTATCTAGACGAATTTGCTTAATGCCCATCTGATGAAGGGTATGTCAGCTTTTGTCGCAGGGTGAATCAACAGAATTTCTGGAAATTGTTGCAGAAACGGTAGAAGTGGTCATCTGAAATGGTTGTAAGATTTAGAGACTACGGCAAAAGGCTTTCTGATTTTGAGGAAGAAAAGCTATGTTC
This window contains:
- a CDS encoding NAD(P)H-quinone oxidoreductase subunit N, coding for MALITTGNGLIRDLEKFGALGVYVPLEGGYEGRYQRRLRAAGYTTLHITAKGLGDVAAYLTRIHGVRPPHLGKKSTGSGAAVGQVYYLPPILDSHLEQLPPKSKGLVLWIIEGHILSNEELEYLTNLPQLEPRVKVVIERGGDRAFRWTSLEKTLLAS